CACCATTAGAGTTTTATAGTCAGTTAATTTAAGTAGTAGTTAGCCATTCTACTCACTATGGAACCAACTGTAGCTGCTTTAAATCTGAACTATGCTTTTGGTCAAGGGGCTTTGCGTAAACCCGTGCTGAGTGATGTGAACTTGGATATTTACCCAGGAGAGATTGTCATCCTCACCGGACCTTCTGGAAGCGGTAAGACGACATTACTCTCTCTTATAGGAGGACTGCGTACCGTACAAGAAGGTAGCTTGCAAGTCCTAGGTCAAGAATTACAAGGGATCGGTAAAAAACAGCTAACAAAAGTCCGCAATAACATTGGTTTTATCTTCCAACACCACAATTTGCTCAAGTGTCTCACCGCCTACGGTAATGTCCGTATGTCCCTCAAACTGCATCCAGAAATTCCTAAACGGGAGTACCGAGAAAAATCAGTTGCTACACTGCAAGCTGTTGGTTTAAGTGATAAAGTAGAGACGTAGCTAGTAACGGTTTCATGGAACAAGTCGGAATTAGTGTTAATTTTAAGATATCTAATACTATTTCTGAGTTTATGCCTTATATCAGTCCTAAAGACGCCGCAGAACTAACAGGCTTTCATCCAAAAACTCTAGCTAAGTGGGCAGACGCCGGGAAAATTGACTTTATCAAAGCTGAGAGTGGTTATCGCCGATACGATGTGACCTCCCTCAGAAAGATGATTGGGGAGGACGACCGAGCAGTCATCATATATGGACGAGTCTCAACGCATTCTCAAAAGGATGATTTGCAACGGCAGTTAGATTTTTTACGCTCGCGCTACCCTAAAGGAGAGATGATTTACGAAGTAGGTTCGGGGTTGAACTTTAAGCGGAAAAAGCTTTTATCGATATTAGAAAGAGTGATTAATCGCGAAGTAAAAGAAATAGTAGTAGCTTATTCAGATCGGTTGGTCAGGTTCGGTTTTGACCTTGTAGTTTGGCTTTGTGCTCAATTTGATTGTAAAGTTATTGTGTTGAATCAAGTCGTGCTTTCTCCTCAACAAGAGTTAGTGCAAGATCTGCTAGCAATCATGCATTGTTTTTCTGCAAGGCTTTACGGCTTGCGAAAGTATGAAAAACCGATCAGAAAAACTTTAGAAGTAGAAAAATTAGATGAAGATTCCATGAAGAATGATGTCTAAATCGGAAATGTCGGGGACATTTTTGTATACTAAAACAGTCAAGCGAAGGAGGTGATACAACGTGGGGCGAGTCAAAGGACATATTGAAGTTCAAAAGACAGTGATATTAAGAGCTAAAAGTGAAACTGCTTACAGGGAAGAAATAGTTAAACATATTATTACTACCAAACAATTGTACGCAGATACAACTGAGTTTTATGTTTTGGTATTTCTGGAGAATTTAGAGCTACTCAATTTAAAATCTGATGACTTGTATAGCGTTGTAGAGAAATTAACATTAATTACCAAACAAAGACCCTCCCCGGAAATTCCCTTGCAGATCAACACAGTTCAAGACATGCGTCGTTCTTGCATTAAAACCGCTTTTGGTATAGCAAAGTCTTGGGACTCGAACTATAAAAAATGGGAGTTACGTAGAGATAAGCATGAAGAAAAACAAGCCAAGAAATTAGCCATTTCTGAAGCTAAGGGCCAGAAATACACTCCGAAAAAGTTCACAGATAAACCACCGCTACCACCTCGTAATTATACAAACATTCATCCTACTTTCTATCGTGGGATGTACAAGGAGTTTGACGGTTCATCAATCATATTAAAACTGTGGACAGGCAACAGATGGGTTTTTATGAAGCAGCCTATCAACCTAGAAGGTAGAGAACTTCCTTATGGTTATGAATGGGGAAGTCCCACGCTGGTTTTAAAAGATAGGTTACATCTTCATGTTCCTGTGATTAAACAAGTCAAATCCAACGGGAAACTGGCTCAACAAGCATTGAACCCTGATGGATTAACAACTTGCAACGTAGATCTAAATCTTGATGGTGATATAGCTGTAGCAACAATTCTACACTCCGACGTTACGGGTAGCGTTACCGAGATTGCCACTCTCTTTGTTAAGGGTAATGATACTATCCAACATCGTAGGAAGCGTGAGTTAGGTTTAATTGCAGTAGCTAGTTCCAAGACAAATAAAGGTTTTGGAGTTAAAAAGATTGGTGATAATTCTCAACGCTTTGAGAAAATTAAGAATAGAGATAATTACGAATCTCATCGAATCTCTAAACGTATAGCTGACTTTGCTCATCAGTATGGAGCGACAGTAATTGTATTTGAGTGTTTAACTAATCTTCGACCCGATAGAGCGAAATTTAGCCGTCGTTCTAATCAAAAAAGAGCTTATTGGCTCTCGTCGAAAATTCGGAAACGAACCAAATACAAAGCTTTTCAGTCTTATGGAATTATCACGGCTCAAGTCTCACCAAAAGATACAAGCAGGCATTGTGCATTATGTAATGGCAACGAAGAAGAAGATTCGTTAGTTTCCAGAATAGAAGCTCAATTTAGTACTGATGTCGCCAGACTTTTTCAAATAATCATGAATAAATCATTGGAGAAAGTTGATTACAGTACGGGAGCGCCAAATTATATTTGTTCCGACACCGTTGAACATAGAGGCAATGCCGATCTGAACGCCGCCCGAAATATAGGTCTACGTTTTTTTGCGAGATATTACCAAAAGCCCAGGTTGAAAGTTGAAAAACAGGGTTTACTTGCTACCCAAGCAGCCAGAAAGGCATTTGGCATGGTAGCTGTGTAAGGGTTAGTGGTTCTACCCATGCGTTCTCGACGTGTTTGGATTACCCGTGCATATATAGTAGCAGCAAGCCTGCAAAGCTATTGACGAGGCATACCCATCGGGAGCGAGAAAAGGAGAGAGAAGTACTAAAAATTCCGATAACTTCCATCTCTCAGGATCACGCATACCCGGCAAATTTATCAGGAGGACAACAACAACGGGTTGCGATCGCCCGTGCTTTGGTTGCTCAACCTAAATTATTGCTTGCTGACGAACCCACTGCATCACTAGACAGCAAAACAGGGCGAGATGTAGTTGATATTATTCAACGCCTTGCTAAAGAAGAGGGATGTTCTGTTCTCCTTGTGACTCACGACAACCGCATCCTAGACATCGCCGATCGTATTGTTCGCATGGAGGATGGTAGAATAGATAGGGAGTAGGGAATAGGGAGTAGAGAGTAGGGGAGGAAATTTTGTCATCGGGACTGCCTTTTGGCTTTTCTCAACGATAAATATTTACGCCCACCTACTTAATAGTGGATAAATAAGACAGGATTCAAGAAGTGAAATTTGAGCTT
This genomic interval from Scytonema hofmannii PCC 7110 contains the following:
- a CDS encoding ATP-binding cassette domain-containing protein, with protein sequence MEPTVAALNLNYAFGQGALRKPVLSDVNLDIYPGEIVILTGPSGSGKTTLLSLIGGLRTVQEGSLQVLGQELQGIGKKQLTKVRNNIGFIFQHHNLLKCLTAYGNVRMSLKLHPEIPKREYREKSVATLQAVGLSDKVET
- a CDS encoding IS607 family transposase, translating into MEQVGISVNFKISNTISEFMPYISPKDAAELTGFHPKTLAKWADAGKIDFIKAESGYRRYDVTSLRKMIGEDDRAVIIYGRVSTHSQKDDLQRQLDFLRSRYPKGEMIYEVGSGLNFKRKKLLSILERVINREVKEIVVAYSDRLVRFGFDLVVWLCAQFDCKVIVLNQVVLSPQQELVQDLLAIMHCFSARLYGLRKYEKPIRKTLEVEKLDEDSMKNDV
- a CDS encoding IS200/IS605 family accessory protein TnpB-related protein, whose translation is MGRVKGHIEVQKTVILRAKSETAYREEIVKHIITTKQLYADTTEFYVLVFLENLELLNLKSDDLYSVVEKLTLITKQRPSPEIPLQINTVQDMRRSCIKTAFGIAKSWDSNYKKWELRRDKHEEKQAKKLAISEAKGQKYTPKKFTDKPPLPPRNYTNIHPTFYRGMYKEFDGSSIILKLWTGNRWVFMKQPINLEGRELPYGYEWGSPTLVLKDRLHLHVPVIKQVKSNGKLAQQALNPDGLTTCNVDLNLDGDIAVATILHSDVTGSVTEIATLFVKGNDTIQHRRKRELGLIAVASSKTNKGFGVKKIGDNSQRFEKIKNRDNYESHRISKRIADFAHQYGATVIVFECLTNLRPDRAKFSRRSNQKRAYWLSSKIRKRTKYKAFQSYGIITAQVSPKDTSRHCALCNGNEEEDSLVSRIEAQFSTDVARLFQIIMNKSLEKVDYSTGAPNYICSDTVEHRGNADLNAARNIGLRFFARYYQKPRLKVEKQGLLATQAARKAFGMVAV
- a CDS encoding ATP-binding cassette domain-containing protein, which translates into the protein MTRHTHREREKEREVLKIPITSISQDHAYPANLSGGQQQRVAIARALVAQPKLLLADEPTASLDSKTGRDVVDIIQRLAKEEGCSVLLVTHDNRILDIADRIVRMEDGRIDRE